DNA from Actinomyces sp. oral taxon 897:
TGATGTGCCGCTCGGAGTCCGTCTTGGCCTTCCTCAGGGCCCTGGCGGTCTCGTCGGCGCTCATGCGCAGCTCGATGGTGTTGCGGCGCGACTTGCTCATCTTCTCCCCGTCCAGGCCCAGCAGCAGGGGGGCCTCGCTCAGCAGCGCCTCGGGACGGCGGAAGACCGGGTGCTCCTTGACGGCCCGCCCGTAGCGCCTGTCAAAGCGCTGGGCGATCAGGCGCGCCTGCTCCAGGTGGGGCAGCTGGTCCTTGCCCACCGGCACCAGGTTGGCCTGGCAGAAGAGGATGTCGGCCGCCTGGTGGACCGGGTAGGTCAGCAGCAGCCCGCTCATGGCCCGCCCGTCGGTGGCCTCCAGCTCGGCCTTGACCGTGGGGTTGCGGTGCAGCTCGGCCTCGGTGACCAGGGACAGGAAGGGCAGCATGAGCTGGTTGGCCGCAGGCACCGCCGAGTGGGCGAAGACCGTGGAGCGGTTAGGGTCCACCCCCACGGCCAGGGTGTCGGCCACCAGGGACAGCACGCGCTCGCGGACGGGGCCCACGGCGTCACGGTCGGTAATGACCTGGTAGTCGGCCACCAGGATCCAGGTGTCCACCCCCGCGTCCTGGATCGTGGCCCAGGAGTGCATGGTGCCGAAGTAGTGGCCCAGGTGCATATTGCCGGTGGGGCGCACGCCGGTGAGCATCCGGTAGCGGCCGGGGTTGACGGCGATGTCCGCCTCGATCTGGGCGGACCGGGCGATCGAGCGGGCCAGGGAGGCGTCGTTGGTGGCGTTGGCCAGGGCCTCCTCGGCCGCGGAGGGGGTGTGTGTCATGGGCCCATCCTAGGGGCGCCGATCCTCCCGGCAGACCGGGGCCGGTGGGGCCCGGGCGGGGTCTGGTGGGGGTGCCCGGCCGAAGGGGTCGCGCCCCTACCCGTCAGAGGGATCGCACCCCTACCCGTCAGCCGGCTCGGTGGCCGCCAGGGCGGCGTCGACCGCCTCCTGGTCGTGCGCGATGCGCTCGGCGGTGAAGGCGGGGTCGGCACCCACCAGGGCCAGGCCGGTGAGTACCTCCGTGCCGTAGTTGTGCCCGTGGCCGTGGGGGACGTCAGCGGCGCGCGCCAGGTCCATGCTCACCTGGAAGAAGGTGATGTAGGGCATCCACACCATGGAGGGGGAGCGGTCGGCGCCCGCGGGCTCCTGGAGCCAGTCCGGCTGGGTACGCACCAGGTCGGGCGACCACCACACCACCGGGTCGCTGGCGTGCTGTATGAACAGGATCCGTCTGCCCGTCCACGTGGGGTCCCCCACGAAGGAGCTGAGCTGGGCGCGGTCCTGGGCGAAGCGCACCGTCATCCCGGCGGAGTAGACCGGGTCCGCCTGGGTGGTGCCCGGGTCGCGCCGGGCCACCAGCTGGTCCCAGATCCGCGAGCTGCGGGGCGGGCCCACCCACAGCACGCCGTCCACGGACCCCACCAGGTCGGCGAGCCCGCCAAAGGCCGCCTCGCCGGCCACCACCCCCAGGGACTCGCCGTACAGCAGCAGCCTGGGGCGGTGGTCCTCCGGCAGGGTGCGCCACCAGGCCACGACGGCCTCCACCAGGGCCCGCCCGCTGGAGCGCGCGGTGTCCGGGTCGGCGATGAACTGCACCCAGCTGGGCAGGTAGGAGTACTGCGCCGCGGCGATGGCCGTGTCGCCGTCGTACAGGACCTCCAGGGACAGGGCGGCGGTGGGGTCCACCCAGCCCGTCCCCGTGGTGGGGGCGATCATGACCACCCGGCGGTCGGCGGCACCGGTACGCTCCAGCTCCTGCACCACCAGGGCCGCCCGGGCCTCGTCGGTGGGGGCGCTGGCCAGGCCCGCGTAGACGCGCACCGGCTCCCGGGCCGCCCGGCCGGTGACCGCCTCCAGCCCCGAGGCGTCCAGGCCCCGGCCCAGGAAGGCCCGCCCCTGGAACCCGACCGTCTCCCAGGCCACGGGCGATGCCGGGGAGCCGGAGCGCTCGGGGACCGTGGGCCGGGTGGCCAGGTCCGGCACGGAGGTGGCGTCAGGGCCGGAGAACAGCAGGTCGGCCCCCTGGGTGAGCACGCCGGGGACGGCCTGCAGGACCAGGGCGAGAATCAGGACCAGGGTGACCAGCCAGGCGGTCAGGGAGCGGACGACCACGGGCAGGCGCTGGGGCAGGCGGGCGCGCAGCCAGCCCTCCAGGTGCAGGAACCCCCGGCCGACCCACACCAGGGCCATCCACACCCCGAACCCCACCGGGAAGACCAGCAGGTAGGTCAGGGGCGAGTAGGCCCGTGAGCCGGTCAGGGCGGCGACCTGCCCCTGCCACCGCACCGCGAACAGCAGGACGACGTTGAGGGTCAGGACCACGATGCCGCTCAGCACCGCCTCCGCCCCCCGGCGCCACCGGCTCCACCTCGGGGTGGGGTACCAGCCGAAGGCGTGGGCCACGGCCAGGGCCAGCGTGCGGGCCCAGGCCCGCCAGCACCAGGCCAGGAAGGTGCCCAGCATGTAGCCCGTCCCCGCGCACAGGCCGCAGGCCAGGCCCTGGGTGGCCAGGTCGCGGGGGAGCAGCGAGGGCGTCAGGGCCAGGACGAAGAAGACGGCGCCCAGCACCAGGCCGACGGTGTCCGGGCGGAGCCGGTCCCACGTGCGTGTCAGGATGTCGCGCATGTCGTAAGCCAGGATGCAGGGCCGGCCTAGGCGTCAGCCAGCAGCCCCTCGGTCAGCAGCCCCTCAGCCAGCTCGTCCGACCCGCCCTGCCCCGCGGGCGCGGGGCGCATGACCAGGGTCTCCCCGGACAGGTAGATCCTCACCGACAGGGCGTCCAGGGTGGTGGTGTCCCCCGGCCGGTCCTGGCGGCAGATCATGGTGCCCTGGTGGGTGCGCTGGGCGCGCCCGGGGATACGCACCTCGGCCTGGGCGGCCGGGCCCCGCTCCACCCGGTGGGCCAGGGCGAAGGCGGAGGTGTGCGGGCGCGGCACCGCCCAGGTGGAGTCCCAGGTCAGGTGCCAGTCGGTGTTGTGCCCGTCAGGCAGGACGACGTCCACCTGGTCCAGGGAGCCGTTAATGACCACCAGGAGGTCGTTGTCGCCCCACCGGGTGCCCGAGCGCAGCATCTGGACCACGCGCGTGTAGGGGTCGTGCCAGGCGTTGGTGTCCATGAGGGTGGCGTTCGCCTTGAACCAGGACAGGTCCGGCAGGGTGTCCCCCGGCGGGACCGCCCCGGTGGCGAAGACGTCAGGGCGCAGGACCGGGTGCCTGTCGCGCAGGCGCAGCAGGAACCGGGTGGTGGCGGCCAGGCCCTTCTGCCAGGGCTCCAGGTTCCAGTTGTACCAGGAGATGGGGGAGTCCTGGCAGTAGGAGTTGTTGTTGCCGTCCTGGGTGCGGCCCATCTCGTCCCCGCCCAGGATCATGGGCGTCCCGGCGCTCACCAGGAGGGTGCCCAGCAGGTTGCGGGTGTTGCGACGTCGCAGCACCTCGATCGGGCCGCCGCCCAGGCCCTCGGGCAGGGGCCCCTCGAAGCCGTGGTTCCAGGAGCGGTTGTCGTCGGTGCCGTCCCGGTTGTCCTCCAGGTTGGCCAGGTTGTACTTGTGGTCGTAACAGGTCAGGTCCCGCAGCGTGAAGCCGTCGTGGGCGGTGACGAAGTTGACGCTCGCCAGCGGCCCGCGCCCACCGGGGTACTCCCCGTGGATGAACATGTCCGCACTCCCCGACAGCCGGGTGGCCAGGTCCCGCAGATCCGCCCCGGGGCGGCCCTTGGAGATCTCCGAGGCGTCAGAGAGCCAGAAGGAGCGCACCGTGCCGCGGTAGCGGTCGTTCCAGTCCTGGAAGGGCTCGGGGAACTCCCCGGTGCGCCAGCCGCCCGGGCCCACGTCCCAGGGCTCGGCAATGAGCTTGACCCCCGAGAGCACCGGGTCGGTGGCCATGGCGGTCAGCAGGGGGTGGCGGGAGGAGAACTCCGCGGCATTGCGCCCCAGGGTGGCCGCCAGGTCGAAGCGGAACCCGTCCACGCGCACGTCGCTGGCCCAGTAGCGCAGGGAGTCCAGGATGAGCTGGATCGCCCGCGTGGAGCGCACGTCCACGCTGTTGCCGGTGCCGGTGACGTCGAAGTAGGTGGCGGGCCGGTGGGGGGCGTGGAGGTAGTACTCCAGGTTGTCCAGGCCGCGCAGCGACAGGGACGGGCCGTCCACCCCGCCCTCGCAGGTGTGGTTGTAGACCACGTCCATGACCACCTCCAGGCCGGCCTCGTGGAGGATCGAGACCATGCCCCGCACCTCGTCCAGGACGGCCTGGGGGCCCGCCTCACGGGAGGCCACCGTGGCGTAGGAGGCCTCCGGGGCGAAGTAGCTCAGCGTGGAGTAGCCCCAGTAGTTGCGCATCCCCTTGGCCTGCAGGAAGGTCTCGGAGAAGGCCGCGTGGATGGGCAGGAGCTCAATGGTGGTGATGCCCAGGTCCTTGAGGTAGGCCACCGTGGCCGGGTGGGCCAGGCCCGCGTAGGTGCCTCGCAGGCTCTCAGGGACGTCGGGCAGGCCCAGGGTGAGCCCCTTGACGTGGGTCTCGTAGATGACGGTGCGCTCGCGGGGCACGCGCGGGCCGGGGACCACGGCGAAGGACGGCCCGGTGACCACGCCCAGGGCCATGTCCGGGGCCGAGTCCAGGGACGAGGGGGTCGGGGGGGAGCTGGTGGGACACAGGTTGGCGTCCACCTGGTGGGCGTAGAGGGAGGGGCCCAGCACGGGCTCACCGTCCAGGGCCCTGGCGTAGGGGTCCAGCAGGAGCTTACAGGGGTTGTACAGGAGCCCCTCGGAGGGGTTCCACTCCCCGTGGGCGCGGTAGCCGTAGCGCTGACCGGCCCCGATATCGGGCAGGTGGACGCCCCACAGCCCGCGTGCCGGGCCGTGCATGCCCACCCGGGTCTCGGCCACGATCGTGCCGTCCGTGTCCAGTGAGAACAGGCAGAGGTCTACCGCGGAGGCGTGGGGGGCCGCCACGACGAAGTCCGTGCCGTCCGCGGTCACGGTGGCGCCCAGGCGCGTGCGGTCAGTAGCGTCGCGCGGCGCACGCAACGCCGGTGTAACAAAGGACGAGTAGGACATGAGGCCTATTCTCGCTACGGCTTCAGGACGTCGCAACGCGAGGTGACGTGTACAGCTGTGACATCCTGCGCCTGTCCGCTCACCAAAGTGGCAGGCCAGACCCGGCCGCGGCGTGACTGATGGCTCACCCGGGCTCCCGGCTGCGCCCGTTCCCGCCCGGGAGGGGATATGGCAACCTTAGGGGCATGAAAATCGTGGTCTGCATCAAGCACGTTCCTGACGTGCAGTCCGAGCGGCGCATGGAGGACGGTCGCCTGGTCCGCGGTGAGGACGACGTCCTCAACGAGCTCGACGAGAACGCCGTCGAGGCCGCCGTGGCCCTGGTCGAGGAGCTCGGCGGGGAGGTGGTCGCCCTGACCATGGGGCCCGAGGACAGCGAGGACGCGGTGCGCCGCGCCCTGCAGATGGGTGCCGACTCCGGCGTCGTGGTCAGTGACGAGGCCCTGGCCGGCTCCGACGTGGTCACCACCGCCCGGGTCCTGGCAGCCGCCGTGGCGCGTATCGGCGGGGTCGAGGCCGCCTCCGTCCCCACCGGCGTCGGCGACGTGGACCTCATTGTCACCGGCATGGCCTCCCTGGACGCCATGACCTCCATGCTGCCCGGGGCGCTGGCCGCCGCCGCCGGCATCCCCGCCCTGACCCTGGCCACGTCCCTGGAGGTCACCGCGCAGTCGGTGACGGTCAGCCGCGCGGCCGGTACCGTCCACGAGGTCCTCTCCGCCCCGCTGCCCGCCCTCGTCTCGGTCACCGACCAGGCCAACGAGCCGCGCTACCCCAACTTCGCCGCCATGCGCGCCGCCCGCAGGAAGCCCGTGGACACCTGGGACCTGGGCGACCTGGGCCTGGAGGAGCCGGGGCAGGGCGACGTCGCGGTGGTCGCCACCCGGCAGCGTCCCGCCCGCCAGGCCGGGACCATCCGTACCGACGCCGGCGAGGCGGGCCGTGAGCTCGCCGCCTGGCTCGTGGAGAACAAGCTCGTCTAGGAGAGGCGCCCGGGCCCCGGGTGCAGAAAGAAGCTGAACCATGTCTGACCTGCTTGACTCCCCGGTCCTGGTACTCACGGACCTGGACGACGCCGGGGCCCCCGCCCCCGGCGCCCTGGAGCTGCTCACCACCGCCTCCCACCTGACCGGCTCCGGCGTCATCGCCCTGGCGCTGGCCGACGTGGGACCGCGGGCCCGGGCGGCGCTGGCCGGGGCGGGGGCCACCCGCCTGCTCGTGGCCGACGTCGGCCAGCGTGCCGCCCTGGCGGGCGTGACCGGTGACGCCCTGGTCGCCGCCGCCCGTGCCGCGGACGTCGGCCTGGTCCTGGTGCCCGGCGACTACCGGGGCCGGGAGGCCGCCGCCCACGCCGCCGTGCTGCTGGGCTCCGCGGTCGTGGCCGACGCCGCCGACCTGGAGGTGGCCGACGGCGTCCTGCGCGCCAGCCGGCTGGTCCTGTCCGGCTCGTGGACCACCACCCTGGCTATCCGGCCCCACCCCGGCCAGCCGCCCGTGGTCGCCGTGCGCCCCGGTGGCGCCCAGGCGGCCTCCGGGCCCCTGGAGCCGGTCGTGGGTGCCCGGTCCCTGGACGCCGAGCCCCTGGAGCCGGCCGTGGGCGCCGCGGGCACGGTGTCCCTGGTGTCCCGGGAGCGGGCCGCCGTGGCCGCCGGGCCCGACCTGGGCGAGGCCCGCACCGTGGTGGTCGGTGGCCGCGGGGTGGACGGCGACTTCGCCCTGGTCCGCTCGCTGGCCGAGGTGCTGGACGCCGCCGTGGGGGCCACCCGGGTGGCCTGCGACGAGGGCTGGATCGAGCGGTCCGCCCAGATCGGCCAGACCGGCGTGTCCGTGGCCCCGCACCTGTACGTCGGCCTGGGGGTCTCCGGGGCCGTGCACCACACCAGCGGCATCCAGGGGGCCGAGACGATCGTGGCCGTGGTGGACGACTCCGAGGCCCCGATCCTGGAGATGGCGGACTACGGCGTCGTGGGCGACGTGACCGAGGTCGTCCCCCAGCTGGTGGACGAGCTCGTCCGCCTGCGCGGCTGAGCCCGCCACCGGGACGTCGTCGTGCAGCCAGGAGCCCCCGCCCCGCGTCGGGCAGGTACCCCGCCCCGCGGGGCGGGTCGGGGTGCCGGGACGGGGGCCGGGGCAGGCCCTGCCAGGGCCGAGCTGCGCCCGCCCGCCGAGGACCGCTGGGCGAGCGAGCTGGCGGCCCTGGCCGATTCCGACGCCGCTTCCGGCGCCGAGGTCCCCGACGGCTGGAGGCTGTCGCCCCGCTCCGTGCGCGCCTTCGTCGTGGGCGACGAGCGGCTCGGGGTGACCCGCAAGTTCTACGGCGACGACCCCCTGGTGGACCGCGCCGTCGTCACGCTGCTGGGACGCCAGGGGCTCATGCTCGTGGGCGAGCCGGGCACGGCCAAGTCCATGCTCTCCGAGCTGCTCGCCGCGGCGGTCAGCGGGACCTCGACCCTGACCGTCCAGGGCTCGGCGGGCACCACCGAGGACCACGTCCGCTACTCGTGGAACTACGCCCTGCTCATTGCCGAGGGGCCCTCGCGCCGCGCCCTGGTGCCCTCCCCGGTCTACCAGGCCATGGAGTCCGGCCGCCTGGTGCGCTTTGAGGAGATCACCCGCTGCCCGCCCGAGATCCAGGACACCCTCGTGTCGGTCCTGTCGGAGAAGCAGCTCATGGTGCCCGAGCTCGGCGACGGCTTCCGCGTGGCCGCCGCCCCCGGCTTCAATATTATTGCCACCGCCAACCTGCGAGACCGCGGCGTCCACGAGATGAGCGCCGCCCTCAAACGCCGTTTCAACTTCGAGACGGTGCGCCCTCTTACCGACCGGGCCTTCGAGGCCGAGCTCATCTCCCGGGCCCTGGAGGCCGAGCTCGGTCCCGACCGGGCCCCCATGAGCCCGCAGGTCCTCGACGTGCTGGTCACCACCTTCGCGGACCTGCGCACCGGCACCACCGCCTCCGGTGCCCCGGTCAAGCGCCCCGACGCCGTCATGTCCACCGCCGAGGCCGTCAACGTCGGGGTGGCCGCCTCCATGAGCGCCCGCTACCTGGGTGACGGGTCCGTCCGCGCCTCCGACATCGCCCGCCAGCTGGTGGGCGTGGCCCTCAAGGGCGAGGAGGAGGACGCCCGGCGCATGCGCTTCTACGTCGACTCCGTGGTGCGTGAGCGCGCCCGCACCTCGGCGCACTGGAAGGACTTCCTCACCGCCGCCCGGGGGCTGTGGGAGTGAGGGGGCCGACGGCGGGGCCCGCGGTGTCGCCGACGGCGGTGTCGCCGACGGCGGGGGCGGGGGCGGCGCGGGTAGAGCCCGCTCCCACGGCAGGGCCCGCCCCTGACGCCGGGCCGGGGCGTGCGCCTC
Protein-coding regions in this window:
- the trpS gene encoding tryptophan--tRNA ligase, which gives rise to MTHTPSAAEEALANATNDASLARSIARSAQIEADIAVNPGRYRMLTGVRPTGNMHLGHYFGTMHSWATIQDAGVDTWILVADYQVITDRDAVGPVRERVLSLVADTLAVGVDPNRSTVFAHSAVPAANQLMLPFLSLVTEAELHRNPTVKAELEATDGRAMSGLLLTYPVHQAADILFCQANLVPVGKDQLPHLEQARLIAQRFDRRYGRAVKEHPVFRRPEALLSEAPLLLGLDGEKMSKSRRNTIELRMSADETARALRKAKTDSERHITYDPLARPEVANLLVLASLCGAGAPQEVAERIGDGGAGALKKLTIEAVNEFFAPIRARRAELAADEGHLLEVLRAGNARANEVADRTLDAVRTAMGMSY
- a CDS encoding alpha/beta hydrolase; its protein translation is MRDILTRTWDRLRPDTVGLVLGAVFFVLALTPSLLPRDLATQGLACGLCAGTGYMLGTFLAWCWRAWARTLALAVAHAFGWYPTPRWSRWRRGAEAVLSGIVVLTLNVVLLFAVRWQGQVAALTGSRAYSPLTYLLVFPVGFGVWMALVWVGRGFLHLEGWLRARLPQRLPVVVRSLTAWLVTLVLILALVLQAVPGVLTQGADLLFSGPDATSVPDLATRPTVPERSGSPASPVAWETVGFQGRAFLGRGLDASGLEAVTGRAAREPVRVYAGLASAPTDEARAALVVQELERTGAADRRVVMIAPTTGTGWVDPTAALSLEVLYDGDTAIAAAQYSYLPSWVQFIADPDTARSSGRALVEAVVAWWRTLPEDHRPRLLLYGESLGVVAGEAAFGGLADLVGSVDGVLWVGPPRSSRIWDQLVARRDPGTTQADPVYSAGMTVRFAQDRAQLSSFVGDPTWTGRRILFIQHASDPVVWWSPDLVRTQPDWLQEPAGADRSPSMVWMPYITFFQVSMDLARAADVPHGHGHNYGTEVLTGLALVGADPAFTAERIAHDQEAVDAALAATEPADG
- the glgX gene encoding glycogen debranching protein GlgX, encoding MSYSSFVTPALRAPRDATDRTRLGATVTADGTDFVVAAPHASAVDLCLFSLDTDGTIVAETRVGMHGPARGLWGVHLPDIGAGQRYGYRAHGEWNPSEGLLYNPCKLLLDPYARALDGEPVLGPSLYAHQVDANLCPTSSPPTPSSLDSAPDMALGVVTGPSFAVVPGPRVPRERTVIYETHVKGLTLGLPDVPESLRGTYAGLAHPATVAYLKDLGITTIELLPIHAAFSETFLQAKGMRNYWGYSTLSYFAPEASYATVASREAGPQAVLDEVRGMVSILHEAGLEVVMDVVYNHTCEGGVDGPSLSLRGLDNLEYYLHAPHRPATYFDVTGTGNSVDVRSTRAIQLILDSLRYWASDVRVDGFRFDLAATLGRNAAEFSSRHPLLTAMATDPVLSGVKLIAEPWDVGPGGWRTGEFPEPFQDWNDRYRGTVRSFWLSDASEISKGRPGADLRDLATRLSGSADMFIHGEYPGGRGPLASVNFVTAHDGFTLRDLTCYDHKYNLANLEDNRDGTDDNRSWNHGFEGPLPEGLGGGPIEVLRRRNTRNLLGTLLVSAGTPMILGGDEMGRTQDGNNNSYCQDSPISWYNWNLEPWQKGLAATTRFLLRLRDRHPVLRPDVFATGAVPPGDTLPDLSWFKANATLMDTNAWHDPYTRVVQMLRSGTRWGDNDLLVVINGSLDQVDVVLPDGHNTDWHLTWDSTWAVPRPHTSAFALAHRVERGPAAQAEVRIPGRAQRTHQGTMICRQDRPGDTTTLDALSVRIYLSGETLVMRPAPAGQGGSDELAEGLLTEGLLADA
- a CDS encoding electron transfer flavoprotein subunit beta/FixA family protein codes for the protein MKIVVCIKHVPDVQSERRMEDGRLVRGEDDVLNELDENAVEAAVALVEELGGEVVALTMGPEDSEDAVRRALQMGADSGVVVSDEALAGSDVVTTARVLAAAVARIGGVEAASVPTGVGDVDLIVTGMASLDAMTSMLPGALAAAAGIPALTLATSLEVTAQSVTVSRAAGTVHEVLSAPLPALVSVTDQANEPRYPNFAAMRAARRKPVDTWDLGDLGLEEPGQGDVAVVATRQRPARQAGTIRTDAGEAGRELAAWLVENKLV
- a CDS encoding electron transfer flavoprotein subunit alpha/FixB family protein; its protein translation is MSDLLDSPVLVLTDLDDAGAPAPGALELLTTASHLTGSGVIALALADVGPRARAALAGAGATRLLVADVGQRAALAGVTGDALVAAARAADVGLVLVPGDYRGREAAAHAAVLLGSAVVADAADLEVADGVLRASRLVLSGSWTTTLAIRPHPGQPPVVAVRPGGAQAASGPLEPVVGARSLDAEPLEPAVGAAGTVSLVSRERAAVAAGPDLGEARTVVVGGRGVDGDFALVRSLAEVLDAAVGATRVACDEGWIERSAQIGQTGVSVAPHLYVGLGVSGAVHHTSGIQGAETIVAVVDDSEAPILEMADYGVVGDVTEVVPQLVDELVRLRG
- a CDS encoding ATP-binding protein, whose translation is MQPGAPAPRRAGTPPRGAGRGAGTGAGAGPARAELRPPAEDRWASELAALADSDAASGAEVPDGWRLSPRSVRAFVVGDERLGVTRKFYGDDPLVDRAVVTLLGRQGLMLVGEPGTAKSMLSELLAAAVSGTSTLTVQGSAGTTEDHVRYSWNYALLIAEGPSRRALVPSPVYQAMESGRLVRFEEITRCPPEIQDTLVSVLSEKQLMVPELGDGFRVAAAPGFNIIATANLRDRGVHEMSAALKRRFNFETVRPLTDRAFEAELISRALEAELGPDRAPMSPQVLDVLVTTFADLRTGTTASGAPVKRPDAVMSTAEAVNVGVAASMSARYLGDGSVRASDIARQLVGVALKGEEEDARRMRFYVDSVVRERARTSAHWKDFLTAARGLWE